CTCTGCTTTTTGTTGAGCACAAACGATCCGAGGAGGCCCTGCGGGTATCGGAGGAACGGTATCGAGACATTCTGGAAAGTATCGAGGATGGCTACTACGAGGTTGACATCGCAGGAAATTTTACCTTCTTCAATGATTCCATGTGCCAAATATTGGGATATTCTAAAGAAGAAATGATGGGCATGAATAACCGGCAATACACCGATCAAAAGAACGCTAAAAAATTGTATCAGGCTTTCAATAAAGTTTTCCGAACGGAGCAATCTGCCAAAGGGTTCGAATGGGAGATTATAAAAAAAGATGGGACGAAGAGGGACATTGATGCTTCGGTATCATTAATTAAGGATATTTCAGGTAACCGGATAGGGTTTAGAGGCATTGTCCGCGACATCACCGAGCGCAAGCAGGCAGAGAAAGAAATGGCGGCTCTTCAGGAGCAGTTGCGCCAGTCCCAGAAGATTGAGGCTATCGGTCAGTTGGCCGGAGGGATTGCCCATGACTTCAATAACTCCCTCACCCTGATCAAAACTTGCAGCCAGCTTGCCCTAATGGATCTCAAAGCGGGAGACCCTTTGAGGGGGACATTCGAAATGATCGACAAAGCTACCCAGCAGTCGGCCAATCTTACTCGCCAGCTCTTAGCCTTCAGTCGCCGCCAGATAATGGAAATGAAGGTTTTGGATTTGAATAGTCTTTTGGGGGATATGGATAAGATGTTGCATCGGGTGATTGGGGAGGATATTGAGTTAGTGAGTATGTTGGCGGGGGATTCGGGGAGGGTGAAGGTGGACCCCGGGCAGATGGAACAGGTTGTTCTCAATTTAGTACTCAATTCCAGAGATGCCATGCCCAGAGGGGGAAAGTTGACGATTGAGACGGCCAAGGTGGATTTGGATGAAGCGTATGTAAATGGTCATGTGGGAGTGAAGCCGGGGCGATATGTGCGGATTGCGGTGAGTGATACAGGGGTGGGGATGACCACGGAAGTTAGGGAAAAAATATTTGAACCATTTTTTACCACAAAGGAAAAGGGGAAGGGAACGGGGTTGGGGTTATCAACGGTGTATGGGATTGTGAAACAGAGTGGGGGGAATATTTGGGTTTACAGCGAGCCGGGGAAGGGAACTACGTTTAAGGTTTATCTTCCCCGCGTGGATGAGCCGTTGGAGGAGGAGAGGGCGAAGCGAATAGAAGAGGAGCTCCCTCGTGGGGGGGAGACGGTGCTGGTGGCGGAGGATGATGGGGATGTACGGAATTTGGTGGTACAGATATTAAGGAAGCAGGGTTATGAGGTTTTGGAGGCCGCCAATGGAGGGGAGGCGTTCATGATATGCGAGAAGCATGAGGGGTCAATAGATTTATTGGTCACGGATGTGGTGATGCCGGTGATGAGTGGGCGGGAGTTGACGGACCGTTTATTGCTTTTGCATCCGAAGATTAAGGTATTGTATATGTCGGGATATACCGATGATACGGTCGTGCGTCATGGGGTATTGGAAGAGGGGGTTAATTTTTTTCAGAAGCCTTTTTCTATGGAAGCATTGGTACTAAAAGTGAGGGAAGTATTGGATAAATAAAGCGAAATTGCGGATTTCGGAATGCGGAATTTTTTAATTAAAAGCAGGCAAAAAAACAGGCACAGGATGCAGGATTCACGATACAAGATACACGATGCAAGGCGCGAAGGATTACGCTATGCGCTTTGCGCTATGCCCGTAGCGGTTTTAAATTGGCTGGAGCGATGTAGGGCCGAAAGAGCCCGGATAGCCTTCTCCGGGCAGGAAAAAACGGGCACATGGTGATCATCCAACCAGGCGAGGGTTTCATTCCTGCCTGATTCCATTCCCGCAACCCAGACCGCGATGGGTTTTTTAAATTTAAGCGCTTGGGGAAAGACCTG
This region of Deltaproteobacteria bacterium genomic DNA includes:
- a CDS encoding PAS domain S-box protein codes for the protein LLFVEHKRSEEALRVSEERYRDILESIEDGYYEVDIAGNFTFFNDSMCQILGYSKEEMMGMNNRQYTDQKNAKKLYQAFNKVFRTEQSAKGFEWEIIKKDGTKRDIDASVSLIKDISGNRIGFRGIVRDITERKQAEKEMAALQEQLRQSQKIEAIGQLAGGIAHDFNNSLTLIKTCSQLALMDLKAGDPLRGTFEMIDKATQQSANLTRQLLAFSRRQIMEMKVLDLNSLLGDMDKMLHRVIGEDIELVSMLAGDSGRVKVDPGQMEQVVLNLVLNSRDAMPRGGKLTIETAKVDLDEAYVNGHVGVKPGRYVRIAVSDTGVGMTTEVREKIFEPFFTTKEKGKGTGLGLSTVYGIVKQSGGNIWVYSEPGKGTTFKVYLPRVDEPLEEERAKRIEEELPRGGETVLVAEDDGDVRNLVVQILRKQGYEVLEAANGGEAFMICEKHEGSIDLLVTDVVMPVMSGRELTDRLLLLHPKIKVLYMSGYTDDTVVRHGVLEEGVNFFQKPFSMEALVLKVREVLDK